A genomic stretch from Nilaparvata lugens isolate BPH chromosome 8, ASM1435652v1, whole genome shotgun sequence includes:
- the LOC120352736 gene encoding uncharacterized protein LOC120352736 produces the protein MSVSRDASQRWERRLAEVGRKLLRLSVHPFVHVHVSQSCKSLAGDRKRYQLLVNTKHSTPSLYTVHRANICRFTLNLEPRCSTNRSTLNFQNGLLLLHRIQELEKLLFTNHTHLG, from the coding sequence atgagtgtgtCAAGAGACGCATCACAGAGGTGGGAGCGACGTCTGGCGGAAGTGGGACGTAAACTATTGAGGCTGTCCGTTCATCCGTTCGTTCATGTTCATGTCAGTCAGTCTTGCAAGAGTCTTGCCGGTGATCGGAAGCGGTACCAACTTCTTGTAAACACTAAACACAGTACACCATCACTATATACAGTACATCGCGCGAACATCTGCAGGTTTACACTGAACCTTGAACCGCGTTGCTCTACAAATCGGTCGACGTTGAATTTTCAAAACGGCCTTCTTCTGTTACACCGGATACAAGAATTGGAGAAACTGCT